The DNA region GGGTGGACATAGCATCCCTGCTCTATGACCGGCTCTACAAGGTGGGGCACATGGATGTCCGGGCCTTTGACGAGGCAGGCCGGCAGGTGGAGGATTTTGGCGAAAAGGTACTTTTACTGGCCGTGGGAGCCAGCGGTCACCGGACCTACGGTTCCAACAAACGGATACTGCCTGATGAGCGGAATGTCTGCGTAGTGCAGCAAATGTCCCTGTTCAGGAAGGTGGCCCTGAAAGGGCTCTTCACCACCGGGGGGCATATCCATAAGCCGGAGTCAAAACCGTTCAACGCCCATCGGGTGGAATTCCGGGGGGAGAACCCCATCCTGGCCCAGATGGACGGGGAGGCGGTGCTGCTAAAGCCGGAGGATTTTCCTGCGGCAATAGAGTTGACCGAGCTGGCTATACCGGTGCTGAAGTTGGGGGAAAGGGATTAGGGCTATTTACTTCGTTGTATATATCCTACTGTATACATACTGTATTCATAAATTGCCCTTTATAACATCACATAATATGCTCTTGTTTTCATATCCTCCAACTGCCGCAGATTGCAAATATAAATTCCATCCCACGATATTAATTTTATTATATTTGCCATAATAAATACTCAAACGATTTTCTTTTCCATTGGCATTTATAAAACTTGAATATTTACATTTTATATCTATCTCTAGGCATTTTGCAACATTCTCAACAACAGTCTTGCCATTTAAAAACATTACCTCAAAATTTTTTTTAATAAATACTTTAACACAGGTAAATCCTTATCTAAATGTTTTTGCCTGATATTTTGTGGAACTTTATCCCATTTTGGTGATGTTGCCCATTGCACAAGGTCTAAATGAACACAAGTATCATCATAATATGAGTAATTACCAAATTGTTTTATAAAATAATCAAATTGATTAAACCATGATTTATATGGGCGTAGATGAAAATAATTATTGCAGAATTCTAAAACAGTTTCTGCTTCCGCATCTGTCAAGTCTTCATTACCATTTTTATTAAGTTTTTTACGGGAACATAGTCTTTCTTTGTGGTTTATGTCTAATAAACATCCTGATGAATTGACAAATTCTTTATCGCTGGGGTTTAACGAGACTGTACAAGCCTTTGACTTATCATAATTTCCAAAATATATTATGGGTGTTGTTTGAGGCGTGATACACATATCAGGCTCGATTCGCTGTTTTAACCGCTCAATAATCATTAAATGTTCCTCCCAAATTTTTCGGCAGCTTGAAATTCCTTGCTAGGAAGTGTTCTTATAAGCTATTATTCAAAAAATATAAAACAAATTCTACCTAATCCATCATAGGCGTGTCTTCCTTTAACTAATGCCCATATGAATCAATAAATTTTCAAAATTATATCGTGCATCGTAATAATTAGGATCAACACTGATTGCTTGGTTGAAGTCATCTAGCGCTTGTTCATAATCATGGCATTTTGTATACTTAATGCCACGACTGTTATGAGCCATAGCAAGATTCAGGTTTGCTTCGGCATAATCGGGAGCAATGTTGATCGCCTGGGTATAATCTTCTATGGCTTGGTCATAATCGCCATTCTTGTAATATATAATGCCACGACTATTATAGGCAACTGCATCATCAGGGTTAATACCGATTACTTGAGTATAATCCTCTATAGCTCGGTTATAATCACCCTTCTTGTAATATATCCGGCCGCGAGTTTTGTAGGCATTGATATCATCAGGGTTAATGTTGATCGCCTGGGTATAATCTTCTATGGCCTTTCTATATTCACGCTTACGACTATACGCATCACCACGATAAGTGTAAGCATCGGCATCATTAGGGTCAATGCTGATTGCCATGGTGAAGTCTTTTATCGCCAGATCGTCATCGCCTTTTTTGTAATGGGAATTACCACGGTTGATATAAGCGATAGCATAATTGGAATTAATTCTGATTGCCTGATCAAAATCCGTTATGGCTCGGTCATAATCACCGTCATAATTATATGCATTACCACGATGAGTATAAGCATCAACATTATTGGGATCAATGTTGATTGCTATGGTGAAGTCCTCTATGGCTTGGCCATGTTTACTTTTTTTGATAAAGGCCTTAACTTCATACGCAAGCCCACGGTGGATATAGGCATCGGTATTAATGGGGTCAGACCTGATTGCCAGCGTGTAATCTGTTATGGCCAAATCTAATTTGCCTTTATAGCAATAAGCCTGACCCCGATTGAGATAGGCCTGGGTATAATCAGGATCAATGTTAATTGTCGCGGTGTAATCTCTTATTGCATGGTGATATTCGCCTTTCCCACTATTTGCAAGACCGTGAAGAAAATAGGCAGCAGCATCATTAGGATTAAGCATGATTGCAAATGTACAGAGCCATCTTGCGATATCATAATTGCCCTTATGATAATACGCACTACTTTGATTTTTTAATAAGACGGCAAGATTTGGATCAATATTATTCGCCTGAGTGAAATCCGCTCTGGCTTGGTCAGAATTGCCCATTTTGATATATGTACGACCACGGAAAAAAAGAGAAAAAGCATCACAGGGATCAAGTTTGATTGCCTGGGTATAATCCGCTATGGCTGAATCATATTCACCTTTTTTTTCAAAAGAAACACCCCGATTTTTAAACGCTTCTGCAGTATCTGGTGAACTGGAATCAACGGCTTTTAAATCCACCTCCATCCCCCCTATTAGTTAATCGATCAATCGTTATCAATATTTATTCATGTGATTCTTCTTTTTGTTTTTCTATCAATAAATCTTCAACTTCGCTCTTAATAATAGTTTGCATATATGTTTCTGTTATCTCAGAAGTTTCAATACTAATAATTAAGACTGAAACACGAACTTGTTCCCCTATTGGAATAACCTTACCGGCTATTACATAATTAGCCCCTTGACGTTTTCCGGCATTGGCAATAGAACCATCATCAGATTCAGATGGCTCTATAAACCAGCGTTTTGCAAGCTTAACATTTTTATCCTTTGAATAAAAATAAGCAAAATCATCTGCAAGCAATAGTAGTATAGGCGGATTAGTACCACCGGAAATGGTGAAAGGATAAATGGCAACATCCGGCTTTACCGCCATTGTTGAAAAATACTCGCTTGTAAGATTCATAAGAGCATTCAATTCACTTTGAATATTTTTAAGTTCATTTGGGGATTTTTTTGGAATAGGTCTATAAGTTTCAGCTGGTACAGTCTCAGGTATTGTGGTTGGTTCTGGTTTTGTATTGTTATAAACCCACCATATGCTAAAAAAAATTATTATAATTATTACAATAGGACGTATTTTCTTGAAAATAAGGCCTGCTAAAAGGATAATAAAGATTAGTATTGGATTTATTCCCGACAATAGTCCAGAAATGCTAATTAAAAATGAATATAAATATTTCGGTAATAAGTCAAAAATATTTTCAAAAATACTCAATACTTACCCCTTCAATTTCTCCATTTTCAACATTTAATACTCTGATATTAAGACACCATCGATTTGCAATCTTTATGAGTGATCCTGTTATTATTTCCGTAAGGCCAAGCCATTTACCTATAGAAATCATAGTTTCATCACTCACATCCCCTGACATTTGTAATTCCTGTTCTTTTTTCAATAATTCAATATTATCCCTGTCCACAACGCTGTATTTTTTTCCATTTTTATTTCTATCCAAAACAAGCATTGCGATTAATCCTTGTGAAATAAAATCTGCTTCAGCCGGATCTGTTGATACTATATTGATGACGCCTACTCGGGAATTAGTATTTATAATATTTGAAATATTTTGATAAGAAAGTTGCACAGTATTATCTAGTTTATCAACATTTAACTTCTCATTAATTTCAGGTTCTTTAATAATAGGTTGTTGTTCTTCAAGTTTTGTAGTTGGTTGTTCTTGAAGAACGGTTGGAGAATTTGTACATGACATTATAATCATTAAAATACCACAATAAAATATATAGGGCATTTAATTATTTCCTAAGTACCTTAAATTTGCCATATTCTCCCTAAATAATTGGTTCAACTTCTTTTCCACAAAACCTGCAAATTTTTGCAGCTTTTTTGATGGTTTCAGCACAGAATGGACATTCCCTTGTATCAGAGTTTAAGGCAGATGATGTTTCTTGAACATTTGATATTCTATTTGTATCAACATTTGACTTTATATTAAAATTCAGGTCCAATGACTTTTCTTTATTTTTTTGGCTATGTATAATGCATGGAATAGCAATAAATAGAGTAAAGCCGCATAGAACTAAAATAACTCCAAGTATTAATCCTGTAGTCCTGGATACACTATTCCCAAGGAATTTTCCAAGTTTCCATTCAAGAAAAATTACCAATACAATAAATGCTATCGATAGCAATACTACGCCAAAAGCAATGCCAGTTCCTTCCATAATTTCCTCCCGGACATTATTCTTAACACCGCCATGGTCGGTGATCTTCCGTACCCATTTCTTCCCAGTCCCTTATTTCAGGTCTCCCTCTGCTTTCTTACCGCTCTCCTTTGAGTTTTGGAGGAGTAGCATTGTATGGGCGATTTTTTCCAGATATTCTTGCCCTTGGCGGCTGATATGGGGATATACATGAGCCATGAATTTTATTTTATCATTATAGTTAGAATTAGCTAAAACCCCGGACTGTTGAATAGATAGCATGGTCTGGGCCATGTTTTCCAAACAATGCTGTCCATCCTGACTGATTTGAGGGTATATCTTAGCTATATAGGCCACATTTTCTTCATTTTCCATGAAATTTATATCCCATAGCAAGTATTCTGTTTAAGCATTACAATATAATGTACTAAGACATAATGTCAATAGAATCCATATGTTTTTATTGTTTTTGACAAGTATTTTGCTTGTTATGTAGGTAATATTTTGCTAATCTTGTAAGATATGGAGACCACAGAACCTATCCATAAGCGGGTCGTTGAGCTGCGCCATGCCTTGAACCTTTCTCAGCCTATTTTTGCGGAAAAGATAAGTATATCCAAGGGATACATTGGACACCTTGAGCTTGGGCATAAGACGATAAATGAGCGGATTATCCGATTGATTTGTACCACCTTTGGGGTCAATCCTGTTTGGCTGAAAACAGGCCAGGGGTCTATGTTCCATGAGACATCCAACGAAAAGATAGAAGAAATTATAGGGATTTTTAAACAGCTCCACCCATTTTTTCAGGATTATTTTTTAAGTCAGTTGCGACAGATTTATGAATTTGAGACCAACATAAAAATTAGGGAGGAACAAAATAAAGGCCAAGAGGGGATGGAAACGCCATCCTGAAAACCGGACTTTTGGGGACATTTTGTAACTTTTTTTGACGATGCATAAACAAGGTTGAAAAAAGCATGTAGAAAAATCACACCCGTTCCTTCAACACCTTTACTGTTTCTTCAAACTGCCCCAGTCTTTCCCTGGTCAGTTTTATAAAAAAGTTATTTTCCGCATTACCAGCCACTTGATCCATCTCTTCCCGGTTACGGTAGGTAATGCTTCTGAAGGGGTCGTGAAAATCTTTTGCCCGGCTGCGGTACACCTGGTCGGTGATCCAGCGTTGGGTTTCCAGTACCCGGTCAAGTTCTCCACAAAAAGCGGCAGCATCGGTAAGGGGGTTTTCGCCTTTCTGAAGAAAGCGGAGTACCCCCCATGCATGGCGGGCCTTGTCCAGGGGATAGGCGTCCCAAAATTCATCGTAGGCCCGGTGAATGGCATCCCAACTGTCCAGCTTGCCCTCCCTGATTTGGGCGCGCAGCTTATCTACCCGAAAGGCCGGGACGATCTGTCCGCCCAGGTTCACCCATTCGGTAACCCGCTCAGTATTACTGCCGGGGCTTTCCAGTTCGGCGACAAGCCCCTCAAAGCTGAGGCCCGGGCTCGATTCCAGCCGGGCGATGAGGGCCTTTATGGCGTAGAAGCGGAGCATTTCCAGGTAGGCAGAGCGGGCTTTCCGTGGTTTAAGGAGCACCGCCCGCCGTTTGTGTCGTTCCAGTCCCGGAGCGGGGATCTCTTCCCCGGTCTCGGGGATGTAGGCGTATTCGGGGTCTTCCTCGTCGGTACTGTCCTGGAACTGTACGGACAAAGCCGGGCCGGACGCCGGGGTCCCCGCATCGCTCATCCATGTTTCTATTTGTGCGAGGGCGGCGATGATCTCTTCTGCCGTGTCCGGGGCCAGGTAGTCGGTTTCAATATGCTGGACCTTAACTACCCGCTTGTCCCGGTCAGAGGCTTTCCAGGAATTCCGTTCCAGGGCGTAGAGATTGTACATCCAGAAATAGGCGGGCATGACTTCCAGGCGGTCCCTGCGTACATTGTTGTTCACCAGGGAGAAGGGGAGGGTGATGTTGAGTTCGTAGGGATAGTTCCCCTTGGCGATGAGGGTAAAACTGGCGAAACGGCTGGGGTGTT from Treponema primitia ZAS-2 includes:
- a CDS encoding CsgG/HfaB family protein, which produces MPYIFYCGILMIIMSCTNSPTVLQEQPTTKLEEQQPIIKEPEINEKLNVDKLDNTVQLSYQNISNIINTNSRVGVINIVSTDPAEADFISQGLIAMLVLDRNKNGKKYSVVDRDNIELLKKEQELQMSGDVSDETMISIGKWLGLTEIITGSLIKIANRWCLNIRVLNVENGEIEGVSIEYF
- a CDS encoding helix-turn-helix domain-containing protein, which produces METTEPIHKRVVELRHALNLSQPIFAEKISISKGYIGHLELGHKTINERIIRLICTTFGVNPVWLKTGQGSMFHETSNEKIEEIIGIFKQLHPFFQDYFLSQLRQIYEFETNIKIREEQNKGQEGMETPS
- a CDS encoding tetratricopeptide repeat protein, whose amino-acid sequence is MDLKAVDSSSPDTAEAFKNRGVSFEKKGEYDSAIADYTQAIKLDPCDAFSLFFRGRTYIKMGNSDQARADFTQANNIDPNLAVLLKNQSSAYYHKGNYDIARWLCTFAIMLNPNDAAAYFLHGLANSGKGEYHHAIRDYTATINIDPDYTQAYLNRGQAYCYKGKLDLAITDYTLAIRSDPINTDAYIHRGLAYEVKAFIKKSKHGQAIEDFTIAINIDPNNVDAYTHRGNAYNYDGDYDRAITDFDQAIRINSNYAIAYINRGNSHYKKGDDDLAIKDFTMAISIDPNDADAYTYRGDAYSRKREYRKAIEDYTQAININPDDINAYKTRGRIYYKKGDYNRAIEDYTQVIGINPDDAVAYNSRGIIYYKNGDYDQAIEDYTQAINIAPDYAEANLNLAMAHNSRGIKYTKCHDYEQALDDFNQAISVDPNYYDARYNFENLLIHMGIS